The following coding sequences lie in one Mesorhizobium sp. NZP2298 genomic window:
- a CDS encoding zinc-finger domain-containing protein, translated as MAGGSIPHFQNDAGHPAIDIGVREFMCTGANPPFDHPHVFLDMGDDNEKVCPYCSTLYRYSPKLKATETLPAGCLYIDQAA; from the coding sequence ATGGCAGGCGGTTCCATTCCCCATTTCCAGAACGATGCGGGCCATCCGGCGATTGACATCGGCGTCAGGGAATTCATGTGCACGGGCGCCAACCCGCCTTTCGATCACCCGCATGTGTTTCTCGACATGGGCGACGACAATGAGAAGGTCTGCCCCTATTGCTCGACGCTCTACCGCTATTCGCCAAAGCTGAAGGCGACGGAAACGCTACCTGCCGGCTGCCTCTACATCGACCAAGCCGCCTGA